One Channa argus isolate prfri chromosome 15, Channa argus male v1.0, whole genome shotgun sequence DNA segment encodes these proteins:
- the LOC137099576 gene encoding trinucleotide repeat-containing gene 6B protein-like isoform X3 gives MEDKKKKKEDKKKRETSQKVPEQNLKVPESAKPSCPQPLATPGSVSPSPGPIAPSSPSLGAASVSAQVSPSGGNNAKQRTAVANGQPTSAPSGNQTSQQHRYMSREVPPRFRCQQDHKVLLKRGQPPLSSMLLGGGGEAGAGGVGGGSGWVATAPVSSHGADNPNANTAGGTDSNPGSLSPSTPISSSSSLCVAAVSSSSTTSNYANSTWGAGSGSQSSSQGCGKVIVDGTDLEDWPTILGGAIIGSDGAVGGVQDQDCPSNNNNSSASWSERNIHQQGGAAAAAAVGGGNNENPSPPCSSPLSSSSSLNECVQTSGSVWGSSTSSQGDAGPGSAAFYNSKVSHLLPGPQESPLCGSSSVPGANFNPNMNPSAWPALVQGGTSTSASDGLPLQSSITSASAFSASTTLVTTHLLSSVNQTGIHQQHTEMPMGTRGGEQQQHLGNPGAELGLGGGSRGAGPNQESENERDCNVEVEESGNLSGSSSSSLTATSSWRSVPPVSSDLSAGVSQADRWGVGGTGAQGQEGNVWGFGSQGEKAGWVRENDGGSNTPAVSQGAWDGGRSEAEWGGTTGDNLAIGSVKGGDGSSNSSSSGGGGGIGSSVLQDSASPKFATITKAWDNQKDLESGDGAVGEFGGGGVQDGGTGCGGPSSSSEGGSIAGSGGGGSGSGHEQEQASSVHHHSKQSTNAEVALLSILSRSDLDPKVLSNSGWGQTQIRQNVAWDLESTTEVGNKNERSTSSSSAFTSATMNTTTSRGPGYPSNTSSITNDPSAGNHTTSPNSGTTALRDGWDGGNAQSTCGPRMPVSTVRNPGTTEEDVEGKAAGGWGDPPPENQDKGWGTKERPWGDHRGGGGNWRNTGEQGSGRADSSQDKETGAWKGTGRGEAGGWGGNWGQRDSISGGGWGDGRSKEGSNSDEGSSWGNLDEAGTQRGGWGGGDVGGGRSHQDWGSIKSHSAAAQIPNSQMAPMKAPNQQQHQSQGQQPPGGSMQGGWNSRSNVGGGGPPSKNQSQSLGWATGPIPQISGGGGDSLGASGWEEPSPQSISRKMEIDDGTSAWGDPTCYNSKNVNLWDKNSATPSQSHGQSAPSPSMQQQPPRRQQGMQQSRDANPGNPAVGSKSMDNWGGKGEGSVTPSRHPSWDEEDDGGGGVWNSTGSQGSSSSFNSGGWGHSHGGKRGNIKGGGGDSWMNPVSRQFSNMGLLGDDPSVDKKIMEGDKRGITDYNGEMRRGGRGGGGYRMPSSKDMGPVDMGSCGEKMGGHGVFGGSGGGMPQPRGMHQPGVHQMNPSQGFRAQVPHQFLSAQVPGPMLKQMASPGGSVGGVVGGVGGVGGVGGVGGGVFPPGISPQQLAMLSNFYPHMQQFHLACQLLLQQQQQQQQQQQQQQQFLQNQRKLPQPLRQQLDQQQLARIMAILQQQRQQMQGGVGGAPTGGGSSKLSPSHLGGGLSKQPMVDTLSHPGMGAHLSELHAKTQGMYSGISSSGNLSGLDLGSMMGGMKDTSGQQSRFKWMMEGQSPAPSPPDTTLHKNGPLPSGIKVRGGSPYSQYEMLGSDGLGIPPQGPADNWHRTPGSKMGNKPATSSWPPEFQPGVPWKGIQSSGDPESDPYMTPGSVLGSPGPQSLNDSDHQLLRDNIGPNPSHNTSLPSPGAWPYSASDSPLSNAHHPGKYSEYKSSWPPEPIGQNKLWKTNRNSSQLPRPPPGLTNQKQASPSPWGSGGPRLARTWGGGGMNQESRFGPGSAWSDGMASRGSCWLLLTNLTPQIDGCTLRTICMQHGPLLTFHLSLTQGSAVIRYSTRQEAAKAQGALHMCVLGNTTILAEFVSEEEVARYFAHCQAGGAEGASSAGATASGTQGSSGTGTAVTSSGGSSPGSERAALGTNSGGSGNGGGSGESGTAVHSSVRSSSSGWQSLDGTGSSSDTSSVQGPGLGIFSQWSTSGSGEGGGGVESGRSGLCVGITAGYPSSTLWGAPQMEERHQMDSPAALLPGDLLGGGTDSI, from the exons ATggaagacaagaaaaagaagaaagaagacaaaaagaaaagggaaaccTCTCAGAAG gTGCCAGAACAGAATCTCAAag tgccAGAATCAGCCAAGCCCTCCTGTCCCCAGCCGCTCGCCACACCCGGCTCAGTGTCTCCCAGCCCTGGCCCCATTGCCCCTTCTTCCCCCAGTCTTGGTGCAGCCAGCGTTTCCGCACAAGTTTCTCCTAGTGGTGGGAACAATGCAAAGCAGCGGACTGCTGTGGCCAACGGACAGCCCACCTCCGCTCCCTCTGGAAATCAGACCTCCCAGCAGCACCGATACATGTCTAGAGAGGTTCCACCAAGATTTCGCTGCCAGCAGGACCATAAAGTGCTACTGAAGAGGGGCCAGCCACCACTGTCCTCCATGCTgctgggaggaggaggggaagcaGGTGCAGGAGGAGTTGGAGGAGGTAGTGGCTGGGTAGCCACTGCACCTGTTTCCTCACATGGAGCTGATAACCCCAATGCTAATACAGCTGGAGGCACAG ATTCCAACCCGGGTTCGTTGTCCCCTTCCACTCCTATctcctcatcatcctcattATGTGTCGCTGCTGTGTCATCGTCTTCTACTACTTCAAATTATGCAAATTCCACATGGGGGGCAGGCTCTGGCAGCCAGTCCTCTTCTCAGGGCTGCGGGAAGGTGATTGTGGATGGGACTGACCTGGAGGATTGGCCAACCATTCTAGGCGGGGCCATAATAGGTTCTGATGGGGCTGTAGGGGGAGTGCAGGATCAAGACTGCCccagtaacaacaacaacagtagtGCCTCATGGAGTGAGAGAAACATCCATCAGcaaggaggagcagcagcagcagcagcagtaggaGGAGGGAACAATGAGAATCCTTCCCCACCttgttcttctcctctttcctcctcttcctcgctTAATGAATGTGTTCAGACAAGTGGCAGCGTGTGGGGCTCTTCCACCTCCTCCCAGGGGGATGCAGGGCCAGGATCAGCAGCATTTTACAATTCCAAAGTTTCTCATCTTCTTCCTGGGCCTCAGGAGAGCCCCctctgtggcagcagcagtgtcCCTGGTGCCAATTTCAACCCCAACATGAACCCCTCTGCCTGGCCTGCCCTAGTGCAGGGTGGGACATCCACTTCAGCTAGTGATGGCCTTCCACTGCAATCATCCATTACTTCAGCTTCCGCCTTCTCTGCCAGCACCACACTTGTCACTACTCACTTGCTTTCATCTGTGAATCAAACTGGTATTCATCAGCAGCACACTGAGATGCCTATGGGAACCAGGGGtggagaacagcagcagcacttaGGAAACCCAGGGGCAGAGCTGGGCTTGGGTGGGGGATCACGAGGAGCAGGACCAAATcaagaaagtgaaaatgaaagggaCTGTAATGTTGAAGTAGAAGAGAGTGGTAATCTATCTGGCTCTTCGTCTTCCTCCTTAACGGCCACTTCTTCATGGAGATCCGTGCCTCCAGTGTCCTCTGACCTCAGTGCAGGTGTATCACAGGCAGATAGGTGGGGTGTTGGTGGGACTGGAGCTCAGGGGCAGGAAGGGAATGTGTGGGGCTTTGGTAGCCAAGGGGAAAAAGCAGGGTGGGTCAGGGAAAATGATGGTGGCTCAAATACCCCAGCGGTATCTCAGGGAGCGTGGGATGGAGGAAGGTCAGAAGCAGAGTGGGGTGGCACAACAGGAGATAACTTAGCAATAGGAAGTGTAAAAGGGGGAGATGGGAGcagtaacagcagcagtagtgGAGGCGGTGGAGGTATTGGTAGCAGCGTTTTACAGGACTCTGCCTCACCAAAGTTTGCAACTATAACAAAAGCTTGGGACAATCAGAAAGATCTGGAAAGTGGAGATGGGGCAGTTGGGGAATTCGGTGGAGGAGGAGTTCAGGATGGAGGTACTGGATGTGGAGGACCTTCATCCTCTAGCGAAGGAGGTTCCATAGCTGGAAGtggtggaggagggagtggTAGTGGACATGAACAGGAGCAAGCCTCCTCTGTACACCACCACTCCAAACAGTCCACCAATGCTGAAGTGGCCTTACTGAGCATTCTCAGTCGATCTGACCTGGATCCCAAGGTTCTGTCAAACTCGGGTTGGGGGCAGACTCAGATTCGACAGAACGTGGCCTGGGACTTGGAGAGCACAACAGAAGtaggaaacaaaaatgaaagaagcaCTTCATCTTCCTCTGCATTTACATCAGCAACCATGAACACTACCACTAGTCGCGGTCCTGGATACCCATCAAACACCAGCTCAATAACTAATGATCCATCTGCTGGCAATCACACAACCAGCCCGAACTCTGGCACTACTGCTTTGCGGGATGGTTGGGATGGTGGTAATGCACAGTCCACCTGTGGTCCTCGCATGCCTGTTAGCACTGTGAGGAACCCGGGAACAACAGAAGAAGATGTTGAGGGCAAGGCAGCTGGAGGCTGGGGTGATCCCCCTCCTGAAAACCAGGATAAAGGATGGGGAACTAAAGAACGGCCGTGGGGGGatcacagaggaggaggtgggaacTGGAGAAACACTGGAGAACAGGGTAGTGGGAGGGCAGATAGTTCACAGGACAAAGAAACAGGGGCATGGAAGGGGACCGGAAGAGGGGAGGCAGGTGGCTGGGGAGGAAACTGGGGTCAGAGAGACTCTATATCTGGAGGTGGGTGGGGTGATGGTCGAAGCAAAGAGGGAAGCAATTCTGATGAAGGATCTTCCTGGGGTAATTTGGATGAAGCAGGAACTCAGCGAGGAGGATGGGGTGGCGGAGATGTGGGAGGAGGCAGATCCCACCAGGACTGGGGGAGCATCAAATcccactcagcagcagcacagatacCAAACAGCCAGATGGCACCAATGAAAGCCCCAAATCAACAGCAGCACCAATCACAGGGCCAACAGCCACCAGGAGGTTCCATGCAAGGAGGGTGGAACAGTCGGTCCAATGTTGGAGGTGGAGGCCCACCGTCCAAGAACCAGAGCCAAAGTTTGGGCTGGGCAACTGGCCCAATCCCACAAATCTCTGGGGGTGGAGGGGATTCCCTTGGAGCTAGTGGCTGGGAAGAGCCCTCCCCTCAATCCATCAGTCGCAAAATGGAAATTGATGATGGCACTTCAGCCTGGGGAGACCCAACCTGCTACAACAGCAAGAATGTGAACTTGTGGGACAAAAACAGTGCTACACCTAGCCAAAGCCACGGTCAGTCAGCCCCATCACCCTCCATGCAGCAACAGCCACCTAGAAGGCAGCAGGGGATGCAGCAAAGCCGGGATGCAAACCCTGGCAACCCTGCAGTTG GGTCCAAGTCAATGGACAACTGGGGAGGGAAGGGTGAGGGCTCTGTCACACCCTCCCGTCACCCAAGCTGGGACGAGGAagatgatggtggtggaggggtTTGGAACAGCACTGGCTCCCAAGGAAGCAGCTCATCCTTTAACTCTGGAGGCTGGGGTCATTCTCACGGTGGAAAGAGAGGCAACATCAAG GGCGGAGGAGGGGATAGCTGGATGAACCCTGTTTCACGCCAGTTTTCAAACATGGGTCTTCTG ggtgATGATCCAAGTGTTGACAAAAAGATAATGGAAGGAGACAAGAGGGGAATAACTGATTATAATGGAGAGATGCGGAGgggaggaagaggtggaggtGGTTACCGCATGCCAAGTTCCAAAGACATGGGTCCTGTTGACATGGGGTCCTGTGGTGAAAAA ATGGGTGGACATGGAGTGTTTGGTGGCAGTGGTGGAGGGATGCCTCAGCCTCGAGGGATGCACCAACCTGGCGTGCATCAGATGAACCCTTCCCAGGGGTTTCGTGCTCAAGTGCCTCATCAGTTCCTGTCTGCTCAG GTGCCGGGTCCTATGCTGAAGCAGATGGCCTCCCCTGGTGGCAGTGTAGGTGGAGTGGTCGGAGGTGTCGGAGGTGTCGGTGGTGTTGGTGGTGTTGGTGGAGGAGTGTTTCCTCCTGGAATTTCCCCACAGCAGCTAGCAATGCTCAGCAACTTTTATCCCCACATGCAGCAGTTTCATTTG GCATGTCAGCTCctgctacaacaacaacaacagcagcagcagcagcagcaacagcagcagcagtttctgCAAAACCAGAGGAAGTTGCCTCAGCCCCTCAGGCAACAGCTGGACCAACAGCAG ctggcAAGGATTATGGCtattctgcagcagcagagacagcagATGCAGGGTGGAGTTGGAGGAGCACCAACAGGAGGTGGCAGCTCCAAACTGTCTCCCTCACACCTGGGTGGAGGCCTATCCAAACAGCCCATGGTAGACACTCTTTCACATCCTGGTATGGGGGCCCATTTATCAGAACTTCATGCCAAAACACAAGGGATGTACTCTG GAATTTCCTCAAGTGGTAACCTGTCAGGATTGGATCTTGGCTCCATGATGGGAGGGATGAAGGACACAAGTGGACAACAATCCCGGTTCAAGTGGATGATGGAGGGACAATCCCCAGCTCCCTCTcctcctgacacaacccttcaCAAAAATG GCCCTTTACCAAGTGGTATAAAGGTGAGAGGTGGATCCCCTTACTCCCAGTATGAAATGCTGGGCAGTGATGGTTTAGGAATTCCCCCTCAAGGCCCTGCAGACAACTGGCACCGAACACCTGGAAGTAAAATGGGCAATAAACCTGCCACATCTAGCTGGCCTCCAG AGTTCCAGCCTGGTGTTCCCTGGAAGGGAATCCAGAGTAGTGGGGATCCGGAGTCCGACCCCTACATGACCCCGGGAAGTGTTCTTGGTTCCCCAGGACCCCAAAGTCTCAATGACTCTGACCACCAGTTGCTGCGAGACAACATAG GGCCAAACCCATCCCACAACACCTCGCTGCCTTCACCTGGTGCCTGGCCCTACAGTGCCTCAGACAGCCCCCTCAGCAATGCACACCACCCAG GAAAGTACTCAGAATACAAGTCCAGCTGGCCCCCAGAGCCTATCGGTCAAAACAAGTTGTGGAAAACCAATCGCAACAGCTCCCAGCTGCCACGCCCCCCTCCTGGCTTAACCAATCAGAAACAGGCCTCACCGTCCCCATGGGGTAGCGGAGGCCCCCGGTTGGCCAGGACCTGGGGAGGGGGTGGGATGAATCAAGAGTCAAGATTTGGCCCAG GTTCAGCCTGGAGTGATGGTATGGCCTCCAGAGGCAGCTGTTGGTTGCTGCTGACCAACCTGACCCCGCAG ATTGATGGTTGCACGCTGAGGACTATCTGCATGCAGCATGGGCCACTGCTGACCTTCCACCTCAGCCTGACCCAGGGCAGTGCTGTGATTCGGTACAGCACTCGTCAGGAAGCAGCCAAGGCCCAGGGTGCACTGCATAT GTGTGTTTTGGGCAATACCACAATCCTGGCAGAGTTTGTGAGTGAGGAAGAAGTTGCTCGCTATTTTGCACATTGCCAGGCTGGAGGAGCAGAGGGGGCCAGTTCAGCAGGGGCCACAGCCAGTGGGACACAGGGTTCATCTGGAACTGGCACAGCTGTGACCAGCAGTGGGGGCAGCTCCCCAGGAAGTGAGCGGGCAGCATTGGGCACAAATTCAGGTGGAAGTGGAAATGGTGGTGGATCAGGGGAAAGTGGAACGGCGGTCCATAGTAGTGTGAGATCCTCCAGCTCTGGCTGGCAGAGTCTTGATGGTACAGGCAGTTCTTCAGACACCTCTTCAGTCCAAGGACCTGGGCTGGGGATATTTTCACAGTGGAGCACCAGTGGGTcaggggagggaggagggggtgtAGAGTCTGGGAGGTCTGGGCTCTGCGTCGGTATTACTGCTGGATACCCCAGCAGCACCCTCTGGGGGGCACCACAAATGGAGGAGAGGCACCAAATGGACAGCCCTGCTGCATTGTTGCCCGGCGACCTGCTGGGAGGGGGAACTGATTCCATCTGA